Proteins from a genomic interval of Zingiber officinale cultivar Zhangliang chromosome 2A, Zo_v1.1, whole genome shotgun sequence:
- the LOC122040400 gene encoding uncharacterized protein LOC122040400, producing the protein MFRRLCAAIHRRLQVTTTLGHRRIIAPSRPHFLGFVKPYSASSVGADDPSSLTASSLMRSCGISDRAALSISKKVQLDTLDQALSVLTLLKDYGFDEAHLVRLVDRLPGVLVMDVEKILKPKLELFRGISLVGTALPEILSARPILLRCSLEKRLLPNAELLKSISITNANLVDALKHTPWLMTVDIRTKVLPKVDALRAYGVPDDGILVLLTRYGYALLTDTARFNEAFDKIKKMGICPKKTTFSRALGVLAILTEKKWEERVENLRGLGWSQDHVFEAFAKQPHIAIASVEKTRKIVKFVEEKLGWTPEHTVKNPVVLLMSLEKRLMPRCAVLSILMHKGLIKPGFTGCHFLMSSKNFQMEFVTKFQEKAPEIVEVTKRVKS; encoded by the coding sequence ATGTTTCGACGTCTCTGCGCCGCCATCCACCGTCGACTTCAAGTGACTACCACTCTCGGCCATCGTCGGATCATCGCCCCCTCCCGCCCACACTTTCTGGGATTCGTCAAACCCTATTCTGCTTCCTCCGTCGGCGCCGACGATCCCTCATCCCTGACCGCTTCTTCCCTCATGAGATCGTGCGGGATCTCCGACCGTGCCGCCCTCTCCATCTCCAAGAAAGTCCAGCTCGACACCCTCGACCAAGCGCTCTCGGTTCTCACCCTCCTCAAGGACTACGGCTTCGACGAAGCCCATCTCGTCCGCCTCGTCGACCGCCTTCCCGGTGTTCTCGTGATGGATGTCGAGAAGATCTTGAAGCCAAAGCTGGAGCTCTTCCGCGGGATCAGCCTCGTCGGAACCGCCCTCCCGGAGATCCTGTCAGCTAGGCCCATTCTGCTCAGATGCAGCTTAGAGAAGCGATTGCTCCCCAACGCTGAGCTCCTCAAGTCAATTTCGATAACGAATGCGAACCTTGTGGATGCCCTAAAGCATACGCCTTGGTTGATGACCGTAGACATCAGAACCAAAGTGCTTCCCAAGGTCGATGCTCTGCGCGCATACGGCGTGCCCGATGATGGAATCTTAGTGCTTTTGACCCGTTACGGCTACGCTTTGCTGACAGATACAGCTCGATTCAATGAGGCCTTTGACAAGATCAAGAAGATGGGAATCTGTCCGAAGAAAACCACGTTCTCCCGTGCCCTCGGGGTGCTTGCTATATTGACCGAGAAGAAGTGGGAGGAGAGAGTGGAGAACTTGAGGGGATTGGGATGGTCGCAGGATCATGTCTTCGAGGCCTTCGCAAAGCAACCTCACATTGCAATCGCGTCGGTGGAGAAGACAAGGAAGATTGTGAAGTTTGTGGAAGAGAAGCTGGGATGGACACCGGAGCACACAGTGAAGAATCCAGTTGTTCTGTTGATGAGCCTGGAGAAGAGGTTGATGCCCAGGTGTGCCGTCCTGAGCATTCTCATGCACAAGGGATTAATCAAGCCTGGCTTCACAGGGTGTCATTTTCTGATGTCGAGCAAGAACTTCCAGATGGAATTTGTGACCAAGTTTCAAGAGAAAGCTCCAGAAATAGTCGAAGTTACTAAAAGAGTGAAATCCTGA
- the LOC122040402 gene encoding uncharacterized protein LOC122040402 produces MMSFHLVYDGEALVSVEVKVEFDRVQHYDKENGERRLMELDLVDKAWDKVVIRLMAYRQRMKQSYNWRIIPRSFQVDDLVWKKIKPVSDVTKLEAPWGGPYKVAQKLRSGAYYLEDEDEKRLERSWSANHLEPYRVG; encoded by the coding sequence ATGATgtcattccatttggtgtacgatGGTGAAGCACTAGTATCGGTAGAAGTCAAAGTAGAGTTTGATCGAGTACAACACTATGATAAGGAGAATGGTGAGCGAAGACtgatggagctagacttggtcgacAAAGCATGGGATAAGGTTGTCATTCgcctgatggcataccggcagcggatgaagcaaagctACAACTGGAGGATTATCCCGCGGTCCTTTCAGGTCGACGATCTAGTGTGGAAGAAGATAAAGCCGGTCAGCGACGTCACTAAGCTCGAGGCgccatggggaggaccttacaaggtcGCACAGAAACTACGCTCGGGggcttactacttggaggatgaagatgaaaagaGGCTCGAGCGatcgtggagcgcgaatcatctagAACCCTATAGGGTCGGATGA
- the LOC122040401 gene encoding uncharacterized protein LOC122040401, producing MDVEKTLKPKLELFGEIGLVETALQQILYALLTDTARFNETFDKIKKMGICPKKTTFARALYGIAILPEKKWVEKVENFMGLGCADDPSTPTVSFLSRSCGISDHVAFSISKKVPIDAFDKALLVLALLKDYGFDEAHLVRLVDRWSRVLLMDVKKTLKAKLELFRGIGLVGTALPEILSARPVLLRYSLEKRLFPNAELLKSISITNANLVNALKHSPWLITFGTDTDRFNETFDEIKKMGISPKRTTFARALGVLAILPKKKWEERVENLRGLGWSQDLVLEAFAKQPHIARVPTEKTTKILKFVEEKLAWTPEDTVKYPAVLLMSLEKRLMPRYAVLHILMQRGLIKPGVNGNHFLLSNEKFRMQFVTKYQEKAPEIVEAIKGVKSSR from the exons ATGGACGTCGAGAAGACCTTGAAGCCAAAGCTGGAGCTCTTCGGCGAGATCGGCCTCGTCGAAACCGCCCTCCAACAGATCCT CTATGCTTTGCTGACAGATACAGCTCGATTCAATGAGACCTTTGACAAGATCAAGAAGATGGGAATATGTCCGAAGAAAACTACTTTCGCCCGTGCACTTTATGGGATTGCTATATTGCCCGAGAAGAAGTGGGTGGAGAAAGTGGAGAACTTTATGGGATTGGGATG CGCCGACGATCCCTCAACCCCGACCGTCTCCTTCCTGTCGAGATCGTGCGGGATCTCCGACCATGTCGCCTTCTCCATCTCCAAGAAAGTCCCGATTGACGCCTTCGACAAAGCGCTCCTGGTGCTCGCCCTCCTCAAGGACTACGGCTTCGACGAAGCCCATCTCGTCCGCCTCGTCGACCGCTGGTCTCGTGTCCTCCTGATGGACGTCAAGAAGACCTTGAAGGCCAAGCTGGAGCTCTTCCGTGGGATCGGCCTCGTCGGAACCGCCCTCCCGGAGATCCTGTCAGCTAGGCCCGTTCTGCTCAGGTACAGCTTAGAGAAGCGATTGTTCCCCAACGCTGAGCTCCTCAAATCAATTTCGATAACGAATGCGAACCTTGTGAATGCCCTAAAGCACTCACCTTGGTTGATCACCTTCGGCACCG ATACAGATCGATTCAATGAGACCTTTGACGAGATAAAGAAGATGGGAATCTCTCCGAAGAGAACCACGTTCGCCCGTGCCCTCGGGGTGCTCGCTATCTTGCCCAAGAAGAAGTGGGAGGAGAGAGTGGAGAACTTGAGGGGATTGGGATGGTCGCAGGATCTTGTCTTGGAGGCCTTCGCAAAGCAACCTCACATTGCGCGGGTACCAACTGAGAAGACAACGAAGATTCTGAAGTTTGTGGAAGAGAAGCTGGCATGGACACCGGAGGACACTGTGAAGTATCCAGCTGTTCTGTTGATGAGCCTGGAGAAAAGGTTGATGCCCAGGTATGCCGTCCTGCACATTCTCATGCAAAGGGGATTGATCAAGCCTGGCGTCAATGGGAATCATTTCCTGCTTTCGAACGAGAAGTTCAGGATGCAATTTGTGACCAAGTATCAAGAGAAAGCTCCAGAAATAGTTGAAGCTATCAAAGGAGTGAAATCGAGTAGATGA